In the Enterococcus saigonensis genome, one interval contains:
- a CDS encoding oligopeptide ABC transporter substrate-binding protein, which translates to MKKKIMGMVSLFSIFALAACGSGNSDNSKNNDSGSGDKAAETSFEMATKNDKKAIDGGTLEVAVVSDTDFTGIFNSAFSQITLDTYFSEPAEETLVTVDKDLKIKEDNPASTVKMDPDNKTVTMTVKDGVKWSDGKDVTADDMIFPYEVIGHKDYNGVRYSDALQQIEGMTEYHEGKADSISGIEKVNEKEIKIKFKKFLPSILQGGNDPILGYAMAKHAFEGIAVKDMEGSDPVRKNPVTMGPYKFNKIVAGQSVEFVPNEYYYGEKPKLDKVVMTKVGTAAAAEAMKSKKYDMFIEMPTNTYDSWKDNKGYQMLGQLDNAYDYIGFKMGKWDADKGKVVMDQNAKMADKNLRQAMGYALDNKIIGERFYAGLRTPANSLIVPPFGELHDKDLKGYTQDVDKAKKLLDDAGYKDTDGDGLREDKDGKKLTINFAFRDNSGVAKSIADYYIQSWKKVGLDVKLTGGRLMEVNSFYDKLGADDPEIDVYQAGWSTGFDPNPSGLYGTVAQFNFTRFESEENTKLLEEMSSEEALDPTKQVELYKEWQEYASDQAFAIPTMYMYTLRPVSDRVVDFTIERQYDAYPWATIGVSSEER; encoded by the coding sequence ATGAAGAAAAAAATCATGGGTATGGTATCATTGTTCAGTATTTTTGCATTAGCTGCCTGCGGTTCTGGTAATTCAGACAACAGCAAAAATAACGACAGTGGTTCAGGCGACAAAGCAGCAGAAACATCCTTTGAAATGGCAACAAAAAATGATAAAAAGGCGATTGACGGCGGCACTTTAGAAGTCGCAGTCGTATCAGATACTGACTTTACAGGTATTTTCAACTCAGCCTTTAGCCAAATCACACTGGATACCTACTTTAGTGAGCCAGCAGAAGAAACATTAGTTACCGTTGATAAAGATTTGAAAATTAAAGAAGATAATCCAGCATCAACAGTTAAAATGGATCCAGATAACAAAACAGTTACCATGACAGTCAAAGATGGCGTAAAATGGAGTGACGGTAAAGACGTTACGGCCGATGATATGATCTTCCCGTATGAAGTAATTGGACACAAAGACTACAATGGCGTGCGTTACAGTGATGCTCTACAACAAATCGAAGGTATGACTGAATACCACGAAGGCAAAGCAGATTCCATTAGTGGTATTGAAAAAGTAAACGAAAAAGAAATCAAAATTAAATTCAAAAAATTCCTACCTTCAATTTTACAAGGTGGTAATGATCCAATCTTAGGTTATGCAATGGCAAAACATGCTTTTGAAGGTATTGCCGTAAAAGACATGGAAGGTTCTGATCCTGTCCGTAAAAACCCAGTTACAATGGGACCTTACAAATTTAATAAAATCGTTGCAGGACAATCAGTTGAATTTGTGCCAAATGAATATTACTATGGTGAAAAACCAAAATTAGATAAAGTTGTCATGACTAAAGTTGGTACAGCTGCAGCAGCAGAAGCAATGAAGTCTAAAAAATATGACATGTTTATTGAAATGCCAACAAACACATATGATTCTTGGAAAGATAACAAAGGCTACCAAATGCTAGGTCAATTAGACAATGCTTATGATTACATCGGCTTCAAGATGGGTAAATGGGATGCTGATAAAGGTAAAGTTGTCATGGATCAAAATGCTAAAATGGCAGATAAGAACTTACGTCAAGCAATGGGTTATGCATTGGACAACAAAATTATCGGTGAACGTTTTTACGCCGGTTTAAGAACGCCAGCTAACTCATTAATCGTACCTCCATTTGGTGAATTACACGACAAAGATCTTAAAGGTTACACTCAAGATGTTGATAAAGCGAAAAAATTACTAGATGACGCAGGTTACAAAGACACAGACGGCGACGGCTTACGTGAAGATAAAGATGGTAAAAAATTAACCATCAACTTTGCTTTCCGTGACAACTCTGGTGTAGCAAAATCAATCGCAGACTACTACATCCAATCATGGAAAAAAGTTGGATTAGACGTTAAGTTAACAGGTGGTCGTTTGATGGAAGTAAACAGCTTCTACGACAAACTAGGTGCAGATGATCCTGAAATTGACGTTTACCAAGCTGGTTGGTCAACTGGTTTTGATCCAAATCCAAGTGGTTTGTATGGAACTGTGGCACAGTTTAACTTCACTCGTTTTGAATCAGAAGAAAACACGAAATTACTAGAAGAAATGTCTTCTGAAGAAGCATTAGATCCTACTAAACAAGTGGAATTGTACAAAGAATGGCAAGAATATGCATCTGATCAAGCATTTGCAATTCCAACAATGTACATGTACACACTACGTCCTGTAAGCGATCGTGTTGTAGACTTCACAATCGAACGTCAATACGATGCTTACCCATGGGCTACAATCGGTGTAAGTTCTGAAGAACGTTAG
- a CDS encoding ABC transporter permease has product MSEKNTAVKTAPVEKVSVPPMGIRMIAREFVKDRLALFSLIILVLLLLFAFVGALFFDQSLVNTVNPIDRYLEPGSISMEGHKLLLGSDDGGRDVLGLLVIGARNSIFIGFAITIATSIIGVGIGIMSGYFGGIFDMIVMRIVDFVMILPIQLIIIVLVTIIPRYTALSLVIIMSAFYWTAKARLFRAKTLSEVRRDYVSASKTLGTNDFKIMFREIMPNLSSLIITNLTMNFAGNIGIETTLTFLGFGLPNETPSLGTLISFATDSDVLVNKQWVWVPASILILVLMLSINYVGQAFKRSADARQRLG; this is encoded by the coding sequence ATGTCTGAAAAAAATACAGCAGTAAAAACAGCTCCAGTTGAAAAAGTATCGGTTCCGCCAATGGGGATTCGGATGATTGCCCGCGAATTCGTTAAAGATCGTTTGGCACTTTTTTCACTAATAATTTTAGTTTTATTATTACTTTTTGCTTTTGTGGGAGCTTTATTCTTTGATCAAAGTTTAGTCAATACCGTTAATCCTATTGACCGCTATTTAGAACCGGGTTCTATTTCCATGGAAGGTCATAAATTACTTTTAGGTTCTGATGATGGTGGTCGTGATGTTTTAGGACTACTTGTTATTGGGGCACGAAATTCAATTTTTATTGGGTTTGCCATTACCATTGCAACATCGATTATTGGTGTAGGTATCGGGATTATGTCAGGTTACTTTGGCGGTATTTTCGATATGATTGTGATGCGTATTGTCGATTTCGTTATGATTTTGCCAATTCAATTAATCATCATTGTATTGGTAACTATTATTCCGCGCTATACAGCATTGAGTTTAGTAATCATCATGAGCGCATTTTATTGGACGGCTAAAGCAAGACTTTTCCGTGCGAAAACATTGTCAGAAGTGCGTCGCGACTATGTCTCAGCTTCTAAAACGTTGGGAACGAATGATTTCAAAATTATGTTTAGAGAAATCATGCCGAACTTAAGTTCATTAATCATTACAAACTTAACGATGAACTTTGCGGGGAATATCGGGATTGAAACAACATTAACTTTCTTAGGCTTTGGTTTACCAAATGAAACGCCAAGTTTAGGGACATTAATTTCATTTGCAACAGATTCTGATGTCTTAGTAAATAAACAATGGGTTTGGGTTCCTGCTTCAATTTTAATTTTAGTTTTAATGTTATCTATCAACTATGTCGGACAAGCTTTTAAACGTTCTGCGGATGCCCGTCAACGTTTGGGTTAA
- a CDS encoding ABC transporter ATP-binding protein, with protein sequence MSQDNQLLEVQDLHTGFRIKDEYYDAVDGVSFTLERNEILAIVGESGCGKSTLATTIMGLHDPKNTRITGEMLYKDLDLANLNETLYNKIRGNDIGMIFQDPLSALNPLMRIEDQIKEGLVYHTNMTAEQRQARAMELLEQVGIPNPKRVGRQYPHELSGGMRQRVIIAIAIAAKPPILIADEPTTALDVTIQAQILDLLKDLQEETESGIILITHDLGVVAEMADRVAVMYAGQFVEVAPVEELFNNPQHPYTRSLLNSIPQEDNHDNELHVIEGIVPTLVKMPRTGCRFAPRIPWIPESDHEENPTLHEVGKDHLVRCTCYKHFHFKDEGEV encoded by the coding sequence TTGTCACAAGATAATCAATTATTAGAAGTTCAGGATCTACACACGGGCTTTCGTATTAAAGATGAATACTACGATGCTGTTGACGGTGTGTCATTTACTTTAGAACGTAATGAAATTTTAGCGATTGTTGGCGAGTCAGGTTGTGGAAAGAGTACACTTGCCACTACCATTATGGGATTACATGATCCAAAAAACACCCGGATCACTGGTGAGATGCTTTATAAAGATTTGGATTTGGCCAATTTAAATGAAACTCTATATAACAAAATTCGCGGAAACGATATTGGAATGATTTTCCAAGATCCATTGTCCGCTTTGAATCCGTTGATGCGAATTGAAGACCAAATTAAAGAAGGTCTGGTTTATCATACCAATATGACTGCAGAGCAACGTCAAGCGCGAGCAATGGAATTACTCGAACAAGTTGGGATTCCAAATCCTAAACGAGTAGGACGTCAATATCCTCACGAATTATCTGGTGGAATGCGCCAACGGGTTATTATCGCGATTGCAATTGCAGCAAAACCACCGATTTTAATTGCCGATGAACCAACTACCGCACTGGATGTAACAATCCAAGCGCAAATTTTGGATTTATTAAAAGACTTACAAGAAGAGACGGAGTCTGGCATTATTTTAATTACCCATGACTTGGGAGTTGTAGCAGAAATGGCTGATCGAGTAGCCGTGATGTATGCCGGTCAATTTGTTGAAGTTGCACCAGTAGAAGAGTTGTTTAACAATCCGCAACATCCTTATACACGTTCACTTTTAAACTCCATTCCGCAAGAAGACAATCACGATAATGAACTTCACGTTATTGAAGGGATTGTTCCTACCTTGGTGAAAATGCCACGAACAGGTTGTCGCTTTGCACCACGGATTCCTTGGATTCCCGAAAGTGATCATGAAGAAAATCCAACTCTACACGAAGTTGGAAAAGATCATTTGGTGCGTTGTACTTGCTACAAGCACTTCCATTTTAAAGACGAAGGAGAAGTGTAA
- the acpP gene encoding acyl carrier protein → MTREEVFKKVAAVIANHFNVDADQVTDTMSIKDDLNADSISVMEFVLELEDEFGTEISDEDAEQIETVGSAVDYIASHLS, encoded by the coding sequence TTGACGCGTGAAGAAGTATTTAAAAAAGTAGCAGCCGTGATTGCAAACCACTTTAACGTGGATGCTGATCAAGTTACTGATACTATGAGCATCAAAGACGACCTGAATGCAGATTCCATTAGCGTGATGGAATTTGTCTTGGAATTAGAAGATGAATTCGGTACCGAAATTTCTGATGAAGATGCCGAACAAATCGAAACAGTAGGTAGTGCAGTAGATTATATTGCCAGCCACTTGTCATAA
- the opp4B gene encoding oligopeptide ABC transporter permease encodes MWKTILRRVLLMIPQVIILSILIFMLAKMMPGDPFTGLISPTTSPSRIAELREQAGLNDPWPQQYVRWVGNALKGDFGISYNYKYAVTTVIGQRIGNTVRLAIVTVILTYLIAIPMGLFAGRYQNSWFDKFVVAYNFISFAIPVFVLALIMLLIFGYRLDWFPTTGSVSINSSAGSFRYFLDELYHVALPAIVQALLGTAVTIQYLRSEVVDAKQMDYVRTARSKGVPTNRVFTRHIFRNASLPIASQLGYEIVALISGSVVIERIFNYPGIGNLFISSIQQRDYAIITALTLIFGIATLIGTLVSDIVMSIVDPRIRIQ; translated from the coding sequence ATGTGGAAAACAATTTTACGACGTGTACTTTTAATGATCCCTCAAGTTATTATTTTGAGTATTTTAATCTTTATGTTAGCCAAAATGATGCCTGGGGATCCATTTACTGGGTTGATTAGTCCAACTACATCACCATCTCGGATTGCAGAACTAAGAGAACAAGCTGGATTGAATGATCCATGGCCACAACAATATGTTCGTTGGGTTGGAAATGCTTTAAAAGGTGACTTTGGTATCAGCTATAACTACAAATATGCTGTTACTACCGTTATCGGTCAACGGATCGGCAATACTGTCCGTTTAGCAATCGTTACAGTTATTTTGACTTATTTGATTGCTATTCCAATGGGGTTATTTGCAGGACGTTATCAAAATTCTTGGTTTGACAAATTTGTTGTTGCTTATAACTTTATCAGTTTTGCCATTCCAGTATTCGTATTGGCATTAATTATGCTATTGATTTTTGGTTATCGCTTGGATTGGTTTCCTACCACGGGGAGTGTCTCGATTAACTCCAGCGCAGGTTCCTTTAGGTATTTCTTAGATGAGTTATATCACGTTGCATTGCCGGCAATTGTACAGGCGTTATTGGGAACGGCCGTAACCATTCAGTATTTGCGTAGCGAAGTTGTTGATGCAAAACAAATGGATTATGTGCGGACAGCACGATCTAAAGGAGTGCCAACCAATCGTGTATTTACTCGTCATATTTTTAGAAACGCATCATTACCAATTGCCTCACAGTTAGGTTATGAAATTGTCGCATTGATTTCTGGTTCAGTGGTTATCGAGCGTATCTTTAACTATCCGGGGATTGGAAACTTGTTTATTTCAAGTATCCAACAACGGGATTATGCTATCATCACTGCTTTGACGTTGATTTTCGGGATTGCTACTTTGATCGGGACATTGGTGTCTGATATCGTGATGAGTATCGTTGATCCTCGGATCCGCATTCAGTAG
- the rnc gene encoding ribonuclease III, with protein sequence MDNQLQTMLKEKFGIVFKNVSLLEQAFTHSSYVNEHRNLNLADNERLEFLGDAVLELLVSRYLYRQYPDLPEGKLTKMRASIVREESLAAFAKECQFDEAIKLGKGEENSGGRTRPSLLCDLFEAFLGALYLDQDLETVKTFIQKVIFPKVAAGAFSHEMDYKTRLQEVLQKGGDVHIDYRLVKEEGPAHERIFWTEVYCDDRLIGKGQGKSKKLAEQAAANNALEKLAE encoded by the coding sequence ATGGATAATCAATTACAAACTATGTTAAAAGAAAAATTTGGGATTGTTTTTAAAAACGTATCCTTATTAGAACAAGCATTTACCCATTCATCTTATGTCAATGAGCATCGCAATTTGAATTTAGCTGATAATGAGCGTTTGGAATTTCTAGGCGACGCTGTTTTAGAATTATTGGTTTCTCGGTATTTGTATCGTCAGTATCCAGATTTACCAGAAGGCAAGTTAACGAAAATGCGGGCATCTATTGTCAGAGAAGAAAGTTTAGCCGCATTTGCTAAAGAATGTCAGTTTGACGAAGCAATTAAATTGGGTAAAGGGGAAGAAAATTCAGGTGGTAGAACGCGTCCTTCCCTTTTATGTGATTTATTTGAAGCTTTCTTAGGAGCACTTTACTTGGATCAAGATTTAGAAACAGTCAAAACATTTATCCAAAAAGTTATTTTTCCTAAAGTAGCTGCTGGTGCTTTTTCACATGAGATGGATTATAAAACACGTCTACAAGAAGTTTTACAAAAAGGTGGCGACGTGCATATCGATTATCGTTTAGTCAAAGAAGAAGGTCCCGCACACGAACGGATTTTTTGGACTGAGGTATATTGTGATGATCGTTTGATTGGTAAAGGCCAAGGGAAATCAAAAAAATTAGCTGAGCAAGCAGCGGCAAATAATGCCCTAGAAAAACTTGCAGAGTAG
- a CDS encoding ABC transporter ATP-binding protein has translation MSELITIKDLKIHYPIRSGFFNRVTDHVYAVDGVDFVIEKGKTYGLVGESGSGKSTTGKAILGLEKVTGGEIIYNGQDVTKRNVRKKMNYNKDVQMIFQDSMSSLNPKKRVLDIIAEPLRNFERLSDQEEKQRVKELLDIVGMPEDALYKYPHEFSGGQRQRLGVARAVATNPKLIVADEPVSALDLSVQAQVLNFMKRIQQQYDLSYLFISHDLGVVKHMCDNIAIMYKGRFVEIGSREDIYNDPRHIYTKRLLSAIPRIDVPNREAHKENRRHVEEEYIKHQKDYYDNTGRVYDLRKITDTHSVALLNEGAK, from the coding sequence ATGTCAGAATTAATTACGATTAAAGATCTGAAAATCCACTATCCAATTCGCAGCGGTTTCTTTAACCGTGTGACCGACCATGTTTATGCCGTTGATGGTGTTGATTTTGTCATCGAAAAAGGTAAAACATATGGTCTTGTAGGGGAATCAGGTTCAGGCAAATCCACAACAGGTAAGGCTATTTTGGGATTAGAAAAAGTTACCGGTGGAGAAATTATTTATAACGGACAAGATGTTACCAAACGTAACGTGCGTAAAAAAATGAATTACAACAAAGATGTCCAAATGATCTTTCAAGATTCTATGTCTTCTTTGAATCCTAAAAAACGTGTATTAGACATTATTGCTGAACCACTACGTAATTTTGAACGTTTAAGTGATCAAGAAGAAAAACAACGTGTGAAAGAATTATTAGATATCGTAGGGATGCCAGAAGATGCATTGTACAAATATCCTCACGAGTTCTCTGGTGGGCAAAGACAACGTTTAGGGGTTGCTCGCGCTGTTGCAACTAATCCCAAGTTAATTGTTGCCGATGAACCAGTATCGGCTTTGGACTTATCAGTACAAGCACAAGTATTGAACTTCATGAAGCGAATTCAACAACAATATGATTTAAGCTATTTATTTATTTCCCATGACTTGGGTGTAGTCAAACATATGTGTGACAACATTGCCATTATGTATAAAGGTCGGTTTGTTGAAATTGGTAGTCGTGAAGATATTTATAATGATCCACGCCATATTTATACCAAACGTTTATTATCTGCTATTCCTCGTATTGATGTACCAAATCGTGAGGCTCATAAAGAAAATCGCCGTCACGTCGAAGAAGAGTACATCAAACATCAAAAAGATTATTACGACAATACGGGCCGCGTATACGATTTACGCAAGATTACAGATACCCATTCTGTCGCATTATTAAACGAGGGGGCTAAATAA
- the plsX gene encoding phosphate acyltransferase PlsX has protein sequence MKIAVDAMGGDNAPKAIVEGVMLAKKDFPDIEFQLYGKEAEIKKYVTDEANVKIIHTDEKINSDDEPVKAIRRKKQASMVLAAQAVKNGEADAIFSAGNTGALLAAGLFIVGRIKGIERPGLMSTLPVLGKEGGFDMLDLGANADNKPEHLLQYGILGSFYAQHVRGIANPRVGLLNNGTEETKGSELTKKTFELLKAENNLNFIGNVEARELLNGAADVVVTDGFTGNAVLKTIEGTALNLMALLKESILAEGFKGKMGALLLKDGLRNLKNEMDYAKYGGAVLFGLKAPVIKTHGATGPEAVSYTIRQIHTMLKTDMVPQLVAQFEAREEEKVD, from the coding sequence ATGAAAATCGCAGTAGATGCGATGGGTGGCGACAACGCTCCCAAAGCAATTGTCGAAGGCGTAATGTTGGCGAAAAAAGATTTTCCCGATATTGAATTTCAATTATATGGCAAAGAAGCAGAAATAAAGAAATATGTAACGGATGAAGCAAATGTTAAAATTATTCATACAGATGAAAAAATCAACAGCGATGATGAACCGGTAAAGGCAATTCGACGCAAAAAGCAAGCTTCAATGGTATTGGCAGCGCAAGCAGTTAAAAATGGTGAAGCAGATGCTATTTTTTCCGCAGGGAATACCGGTGCATTGCTAGCGGCAGGATTATTCATTGTTGGTCGCATTAAAGGCATTGAACGTCCCGGTTTAATGTCCACATTGCCGGTTCTTGGTAAAGAGGGTGGTTTTGATATGTTAGACCTCGGCGCCAATGCAGATAACAAACCGGAGCATTTGTTGCAATACGGAATTTTAGGTTCTTTTTATGCACAACATGTTCGGGGAATTGCCAACCCACGGGTAGGACTTTTAAATAATGGGACAGAAGAGACAAAAGGCAGTGAGTTAACGAAAAAAACTTTTGAACTTTTAAAAGCCGAAAATAATCTTAATTTTATCGGGAATGTCGAAGCACGAGAACTTTTAAACGGTGCAGCAGATGTAGTTGTGACAGATGGTTTCACGGGTAATGCAGTTTTGAAAACAATCGAAGGAACTGCTCTAAACCTGATGGCTTTGCTAAAAGAATCTATCTTAGCAGAAGGTTTTAAAGGGAAAATGGGCGCTTTACTTTTAAAAGACGGTCTACGTAATTTAAAAAACGAAATGGACTATGCAAAATATGGTGGAGCTGTTTTATTTGGCTTAAAAGCTCCTGTAATTAAAACCCACGGCGCCACGGGTCCTGAAGCTGTTAGCTATACAATTCGTCAAATTCATACAATGTTAAAAACAGATATGGTACCCCAATTAGTTGCACAATTTGAAGCTCGCGAAGAAGAAAAAGTCGATTAA